From the genome of Mycobacterium dioxanotrophicus, one region includes:
- a CDS encoding LOG family protein — protein sequence MSGEVGRPWAVCVYCASGPTHPELLALASQVGLAIAKRGWTLVSGGGNVSAMGAVARAARSGAGHTVGVIPKALVHRELADIDAAELIVTDTMRERKKEMEDRSDAFIALPGGIGTLEEFFEAWTAGYLGMHDKPLVLLDPFGHYDGLVTWLHGLVETGYVSPGALDRLVVVDDVDAALAACSPQP from the coding sequence GTGTCCGGTGAAGTTGGCCGCCCATGGGCGGTATGTGTGTATTGCGCGTCTGGTCCCACCCACCCAGAGTTGTTGGCGCTCGCCAGCCAGGTGGGATTGGCGATCGCCAAGCGCGGCTGGACGCTGGTGTCCGGCGGCGGGAACGTCTCGGCGATGGGCGCGGTGGCCCGCGCCGCCCGGTCGGGTGCCGGCCACACCGTCGGAGTGATCCCGAAGGCCCTCGTGCACCGCGAACTCGCCGACATCGACGCCGCCGAACTCATCGTCACCGACACCATGCGCGAACGTAAGAAGGAGATGGAGGACCGCTCCGACGCGTTCATCGCGCTGCCCGGCGGCATCGGCACGCTCGAGGAGTTCTTCGAGGCCTGGACCGCGGGCTACCTGGGGATGCATGACAAGCCGCTGGTTCTGCTCGATCCGTTCGGGCACTACGACGGGCTGGTGACGTGGCTGCACGGTCTCGTCGAAACGGGCTACGTGTCCCCGGGGGCGCTGGACCGTCTGGTGGTGGTCGACGA